In Geobacillus kaustophilus, a genomic segment contains:
- the dnaI gene encoding primosomal protein DnaI — protein sequence MERVNHLLQRLLGNQRFKQRYEQMKRYILEHPDVQLFLRAHERQLSADAVDRSLMKLYEFIEQHGNCRQCPGLERCNNMLPGYHPNLVVNGGRIDVEYDRCPKKVQYDERKRQESLIQSMFMPREILRASLSDVDLNDDGRIKAIRFAERFVAEYEKGKKMKGLYLHGSFGVGKTYLLGAIANELAKRNVPSLIVYVPELFREMKHSLQDQTMSEKLDYIKKVPVLMLDDLGAEAMSSWVRDDVLGPILQYRMFENLPTFFTSNFDMQQLAYHLTYSQRGEEEKVKAARIMERIRYLAYPIEITGPNRRQ from the coding sequence ATGGAACGAGTAAACCACCTGTTGCAGCGGTTGCTTGGCAATCAACGGTTTAAGCAGCGCTACGAACAAATGAAACGCTACATTTTGGAGCATCCGGACGTGCAGCTGTTTTTGCGGGCGCACGAACGGCAATTGTCGGCCGATGCGGTTGACCGCAGCTTGATGAAGCTGTATGAATTCATCGAGCAGCACGGGAATTGCCGCCAATGTCCGGGCCTTGAGCGATGCAACAACATGCTGCCGGGATACCATCCAAATTTGGTGGTCAACGGTGGAAGGATCGACGTTGAGTACGACCGTTGCCCGAAAAAAGTGCAATACGACGAGCGAAAACGGCAAGAGTCGCTCATTCAAAGCATGTTCATGCCGCGCGAAATCTTGCGTGCTTCGCTCTCTGACGTCGATCTCAATGATGATGGGCGGATCAAAGCGATCCGATTTGCCGAGCGGTTTGTGGCGGAATACGAGAAGGGGAAAAAAATGAAAGGCTTGTATTTGCACGGATCGTTTGGGGTGGGCAAAACATATTTGCTTGGAGCGATCGCCAACGAGCTGGCGAAGCGAAACGTCCCATCGCTGATCGTCTACGTGCCCGAGCTGTTTCGCGAGATGAAACATTCGCTTCAAGATCAAACGATGAGCGAAAAGCTTGATTATATCAAAAAAGTGCCGGTGCTGATGCTCGATGACCTTGGAGCGGAGGCGATGTCGAGCTGGGTGCGCGACGATGTGCTCGGCCCGATCTTGCAATACCGGATGTTTGAAAACTTGCCGACGTTTTTCACGTCGAACTTTGATATGCAGCAGCTCGCCTACCATTTGACGTATTCGCAGCGCGGTGAAGAAGAGAAGGTGAAGGCGGCGCGCATTATGGAGCGAATCCGTTATTTGGCCTATCCGATTGAAATCACTGGACCGAACCGCCGGCAATAG
- the ytxC gene encoding putative sporulation protein YtxC, whose product MIEIHFDEASEAEKLVGLLYHRQPDDGPLFHAAYDGNKTVAVYIQGEEKRVLEEHIIPAMTAFMQEVMEDRLLLSIIANIFYFRDVEEQQQILALAHSFLDGERRDYRKSAAFAASRTVMLRDAFASFLRDGLSFSFSSFVTFRLKPYMERLQHYVELAIDEYKLEQEYQNFVQMLRDCLAGRTPQWPRLYLVHDPPHFVFYDSERRELSAAEVRQLIDRHLVFSQPMYIDASVLAPLVSLAPAEIELYTDHPDDGMVQTLQNVFQERLIVCRRADFSRLFAANAGNGGEA is encoded by the coding sequence GTGATCGAAATCCATTTTGACGAGGCAAGCGAGGCGGAAAAATTGGTTGGGCTGCTATATCACCGGCAACCGGATGACGGTCCGCTGTTTCATGCCGCTTATGACGGGAACAAAACCGTGGCGGTTTACATACAGGGCGAGGAGAAGCGTGTGCTTGAGGAGCATATCATCCCAGCTATGACGGCGTTTATGCAGGAGGTGATGGAAGACCGGCTGTTGCTATCCATCATTGCCAATATTTTTTATTTCCGCGACGTCGAAGAACAGCAGCAAATTTTGGCCCTCGCTCATTCGTTTTTGGACGGCGAGCGGCGCGATTACCGGAAAAGCGCGGCGTTTGCCGCCTCGCGCACCGTGATGTTGCGCGACGCTTTTGCCTCCTTTTTGCGCGACGGCTTGTCATTTTCGTTTTCTTCGTTCGTTACGTTCCGGTTAAAGCCGTATATGGAGCGCCTCCAACATTATGTCGAGCTGGCGATTGATGAATACAAGCTGGAGCAGGAGTATCAAAATTTTGTGCAAATGCTGCGCGACTGCCTGGCTGGCCGGACGCCGCAATGGCCGCGCCTGTATTTGGTGCACGATCCGCCGCACTTCGTATTTTACGACAGCGAGCGGCGGGAGCTGTCGGCGGCGGAAGTGAGACAGTTGATCGACCGCCATCTCGTCTTCAGCCAGCCGATGTATATTGATGCATCGGTGCTCGCTCCGCTTGTCTCGCTCGCTCCGGCGGAAATTGAGCTGTACACCGATCATCCGGATGACGGCATGGTGCAGACACTGCAAAACGTGTTTCAAGAACGGCTGATCGTCTGCCGCCGCGCCGATTTTTCCCGTTTGTTTGCCGCCAACGCTGGAAATGGGGGAGAAGCTTGA